CTCGGCCGCCAGCTCGCGCGCGGTCGCGGGCGAGGCGACGATCAGCCCCCAGCCGGCCTCGCGGTGCGTTCCGTCCTCGCTGCCGCCGGTGACGCGGAAGTGTCGGATCTTCAGCGCGTCGAGCCGCCGGCGCAGGGCCGCGTCGAGCTTCCTGTTCGCGGCCGGGGAGAAGCGATGTCCCATCGGGTCGTGCGCGGTGACGACGGCGAAGCGCGCGGGGAGCTTGCCGCGGAGGGCGGAGCGGAACCAGGCGGCGAAGTAGGGAGCTGGGAGGCGCGAGGCCACGGGA
Above is a genomic segment from Elusimicrobiota bacterium containing:
- a CDS encoding DUF3293 domain-containing protein; this encodes MASRLPAPYFAAWFRSALRGKLPARFAVVTAHDPMGHRFSPAANRKLDAALRRRLDALKIRHFRVTGGSEDGTHREAGWGLIVASPATARELAAEFDQNAFYWVSGGRIYLGSSAGGPLMPAGSWRARRARWR